The following coding sequences lie in one Hydrogenophaga sp. PBL-H3 genomic window:
- the ssuD gene encoding FMNH2-dependent alkanesulfonate monooxygenase encodes MNIFWFIPTHGDSRYLGTAEGARALSHDYLKQVAQAADSLGYEGVLIPTGRSCEDPWVVAASLLPVTQRLKFLVAVRPGLHQPALAARMAASFDRLSGGRLLINLVTGGDRAELEGDGVFLDHAQRYEQSAEFIHIWREILARSHEGQPFDYDGEHLQVKGAKLFFPPLQQPHPPVYFGGSSEAAHELAAEQVDTYLTWGEPPAEVAKKVADVRERAAKHGRTVKFGIRLHVIVRETDAEAWAAADALISKLDDDTVIRAQNAFSKMDSEGQRRMAALHAGGTKRSRKDLEISPNLWAGVGLVRGGAGTALVGDPQTVAARIQEYAELGLENFIFSGYPHLEEAYRFAELVFPLLPRALREKLPGPTLSGPFGETVANVFVPRASQS; translated from the coding sequence CTGAACATCTTCTGGTTCATCCCCACCCACGGCGACAGCCGTTACCTCGGCACCGCCGAAGGCGCACGCGCCCTCAGCCACGACTACCTGAAGCAGGTGGCCCAAGCCGCCGACAGCCTCGGCTACGAGGGTGTGCTCATTCCCACCGGGCGTTCCTGCGAAGACCCCTGGGTGGTGGCGGCCAGCCTGCTGCCGGTGACGCAGCGGCTCAAGTTCCTGGTGGCCGTGCGCCCCGGCCTGCACCAGCCCGCGCTGGCCGCGCGCATGGCCGCCAGCTTCGACCGCCTCTCGGGTGGACGCCTGCTGATCAACCTCGTGACCGGAGGCGACCGCGCCGAACTCGAGGGCGACGGCGTGTTCCTGGACCACGCGCAGCGCTACGAACAATCGGCCGAGTTCATCCACATCTGGCGCGAGATCCTGGCGCGCAGCCACGAAGGCCAGCCCTTCGACTACGACGGCGAGCACCTGCAGGTCAAAGGTGCCAAGCTGTTCTTCCCACCCCTTCAGCAGCCGCATCCGCCGGTGTACTTTGGCGGCTCGTCCGAGGCCGCGCACGAGCTGGCCGCCGAGCAGGTGGACACCTACCTCACCTGGGGCGAACCGCCGGCCGAAGTGGCCAAGAAGGTGGCCGACGTGCGCGAACGAGCCGCGAAACACGGCCGCACGGTGAAGTTCGGCATCCGCCTGCACGTGATCGTGCGCGAGACCGACGCCGAGGCCTGGGCCGCCGCCGACGCGCTCATCAGCAAGCTCGACGACGACACCGTGATCCGCGCGCAGAACGCCTTCTCGAAGATGGACTCCGAAGGCCAGCGCCGCATGGCCGCGCTGCATGCGGGCGGTACGAAGCGCTCACGCAAAGACCTGGAGATCAGCCCCAACCTGTGGGCCGGCGTGGGCCTGGTGCGCGGTGGCGCTGGCACCGCGCTGGTGGGCGATCCGCAGACTGTGGCCGCACGCATCCAGGAATACGCCGAGCTCGGCCTGGAGAACTTCATCTTCTCGGGCTACCCGCATCTTGAAGAGGCCTACCGCTTCGCCGAGCTGGTGTTCCCTCTGCTGCCGCGCGCGCTGCGCGAGAAGCTGCCCGGCCCCACGCTCAGCGGCCCGTTCGGCGAGACCGTGGCCAATGTGTTCGTGCCACGTGCTTCGCAAAGCTGA
- a CDS encoding VOC family protein has protein sequence MSIHSINHVQLGFAAGQQSQVRHFYSELLGLTEFKAAGGNALRFFAGPQRVDLVPVTDWHGTPAPAHLAFEVQNLPGFRAKLIDAGYELDESRPLGGHLRFYVNDPAGNTLEFLEPDLSQEHTQ, from the coding sequence ATGAGCATCCATTCCATCAACCACGTGCAGCTCGGCTTTGCGGCTGGCCAGCAGTCGCAGGTGCGCCACTTCTACAGCGAGCTGCTGGGTCTGACCGAATTCAAGGCTGCTGGCGGCAACGCGCTGCGCTTCTTCGCCGGACCCCAGCGCGTGGACCTGGTGCCGGTGACCGACTGGCACGGCACGCCCGCGCCCGCCCATCTCGCTTTCGAGGTGCAGAACCTGCCCGGCTTTCGCGCGAAGTTGATTGACGCCGGCTACGAGCTGGATGAAAGCCGCCCGCTCGGTGGCCACCTGCGCTTCTACGTGAACGATCCCGCCGGCAACACGCTGGAGTTTCTGGAGCCCGACCTGTCCCAGGAACACACGCAATGA
- the ssuC gene encoding aliphatic sulfonate ABC transporter permease SsuC, whose product MTSAQTFREAPVTPVPATVDAPGWDISPLLGRVLRSVGLRFLPWLVPLLLIAVWQASSSFGWLSTRILPAPSAVVTAFWMLAVSGELWTHVQVSAGRALVGLAVGGGLGLALGLLTGSVRFFETLLDSSIQMVRNIPALALIPLVILWFGIDEAAKLFLIAVAVFFPIYLNTFHGIRNVDPGLIEMGRTYGLSRWGLYTQIILPGALSSILVGLRFSLGLMWVILIVAETISAQAGIGYLTMNAREFLQTDVVLVGILLYAALGKLADVFARSLESYWLRWHPGYQNP is encoded by the coding sequence ATGACCTCAGCGCAAACCTTCAGAGAGGCGCCGGTGACCCCGGTGCCGGCCACCGTCGATGCGCCCGGCTGGGACATCAGCCCGCTGCTGGGGCGCGTGCTGCGCTCGGTCGGGCTGCGTTTCCTGCCCTGGCTCGTGCCCCTGCTGCTGATCGCCGTGTGGCAGGCGTCCTCGTCGTTCGGCTGGTTGTCCACCCGCATCCTGCCCGCGCCATCGGCCGTGGTCACCGCGTTCTGGATGCTCGCCGTCTCGGGTGAGCTGTGGACCCATGTGCAGGTGAGCGCCGGGCGCGCGCTGGTGGGGCTGGCCGTGGGCGGCGGCCTGGGCCTGGCCCTGGGCCTGCTCACCGGCTCGGTGCGCTTCTTCGAGACCCTGCTGGACTCCAGCATCCAGATGGTGCGCAACATCCCGGCGCTGGCACTGATCCCGTTGGTGATCCTGTGGTTCGGCATCGACGAGGCGGCCAAGCTGTTCCTGATCGCGGTCGCGGTGTTCTTCCCGATCTACCTCAACACCTTCCACGGCATCCGCAACGTGGACCCGGGCCTGATCGAGATGGGCCGCACCTACGGCCTCTCGCGCTGGGGCCTGTACACGCAGATCATCCTGCCCGGCGCGCTGTCGTCCATCCTGGTTGGCCTGCGGTTTTCGCTCGGCCTGATGTGGGTGATCCTGATCGTGGCCGAGACCATCTCGGCACAAGCCGGCATCGGCTACCTCACGATGAACGCACGCGAATTCCTGCAGACCGACGTGGTGCTCGTGGGCATCCTGCTCTACGCCGCGTTGGGCAAGCTGGCCGACGTTTTTGCCCGATCCCTCGAAAGCTACTGGCTGCGCTGGCACCCCGGCTATCAGAACCCCTGA
- a CDS encoding aliphatic sulfonate ABC transporter substrate-binding protein, which produces MTQSTFSSLNRRAALGVLGSLAGSLALAQGNTPRTVRLGYQKSSTLTAVLRLQGTLEQRLEPLGVKLSWHEFTSGLPLLEALNLDNIDLSADVADTVPVFAQAAGAQLTFVAQEAPSPTAQAILVRSDSPIKSVAELKGKRVGFAKAAGVHYLLIAALEKAGLSFGDIEPAYLTPADGRAAFERGSLDAWVVWDPFLSAAQKQAGARVLADGTGLASYQRYYLASTRFAQARPDVLGVFYSELEKTGRWVKQSPREAAALLAPFWGLDAGIVEQANGRRSYAVRPVTPQGLSEQQRIADAFLAEKLLPRRINAVDVPLFKPQV; this is translated from the coding sequence ATGACGCAATCCACCTTCTCCTCTCTCAACCGCCGCGCGGCACTTGGCGTGCTCGGCTCACTGGCCGGCAGCCTCGCCCTGGCGCAAGGCAACACGCCTCGCACCGTGCGCCTGGGCTACCAGAAATCGTCCACGCTCACCGCCGTGCTGCGCCTGCAGGGCACGCTGGAACAGCGCCTGGAGCCACTGGGTGTGAAGCTGAGCTGGCACGAGTTCACCAGCGGCCTGCCGCTGCTCGAAGCGCTCAACCTGGACAACATCGACCTCAGCGCCGACGTGGCCGACACCGTGCCGGTGTTCGCACAGGCCGCCGGTGCACAGCTCACCTTCGTCGCGCAGGAGGCGCCCTCGCCCACCGCGCAGGCCATCCTGGTGCGCAGCGACTCGCCCATCAAAAGCGTGGCCGAGCTCAAGGGCAAGCGCGTGGGCTTCGCCAAGGCCGCGGGCGTGCACTACCTGCTGATCGCCGCGCTGGAAAAAGCCGGCCTGTCGTTCGGCGACATCGAACCCGCCTACCTCACGCCGGCCGATGGCCGCGCCGCCTTCGAGCGCGGTTCTCTCGACGCCTGGGTGGTCTGGGACCCGTTCCTCTCGGCCGCCCAGAAACAGGCCGGTGCCCGCGTGCTGGCCGACGGCACGGGCCTGGCGTCGTACCAGCGCTACTACCTCGCCAGCACGCGCTTCGCGCAGGCCCGCCCCGACGTGCTCGGCGTGTTCTACAGCGAGCTGGAGAAGACCGGCCGCTGGGTCAAGCAGAGCCCCAGGGAAGCCGCTGCATTGCTCGCGCCGTTCTGGGGACTGGACGCCGGCATCGTCGAACAGGCCAACGGCCGGCGCAGCTACGCGGTGCGCCCCGTCACACCCCAGGGCCTCTCCGAGCAGCAACGCATTGCCGACGCCTTTCTGGCCGAGAAGCTGCTGCCCCGGCGCATCAACGCGGTCGACGTGCCGCTCTTCAAACCGCAGGTGTGA
- a CDS encoding ATP-binding cassette domain-containing protein encodes MTFATPTHTSVRPELVEGLTNTSARLRQAQPERGVAAPSGVRLQLKQLSKRYGAREVLRNNQLTIEPGEFVAIVGRSGCGKSTLLRLVAGLEQASGGELLLDGAPVNGLHEDTRIMFQDARLLPWKRVLDNVSLGLPKTRKKDAEAVLGQVGLGDRLADWPSKLSGGQRQRVSLARALVHRPQLLLLDEPLGALDALTRIEMHELIEGLWKRHGFTALLVTHDVQEAVALADRVILIEDGAIALDERVPLARPRSRGDATFAAIEKRILDRVLQIPEVERPSIDAVWPPAAAHALRWAI; translated from the coding sequence ATGACCTTCGCCACTCCTACCCACACCTCCGTTCGGCCTGAGCTTGTCGAAGGGCTCACCAACACCTCGGCAAGGCTTCGACAGGCTCAGCCCGAACGGGGTGTGGCTGCTCCATCCGGCGTGCGCCTGCAACTCAAGCAACTCAGCAAGCGCTACGGCGCCCGCGAGGTGCTGCGCAACAACCAACTCACCATCGAACCGGGCGAGTTCGTCGCCATCGTGGGCCGCAGCGGCTGCGGCAAGAGCACGCTGCTGCGCCTGGTCGCGGGCCTGGAGCAGGCCAGCGGCGGCGAGCTGCTGCTCGACGGCGCGCCGGTGAACGGCCTGCACGAAGACACCCGCATCATGTTCCAGGACGCACGCCTGCTGCCCTGGAAACGCGTGCTCGACAACGTGTCGCTCGGCCTGCCCAAAACGCGCAAGAAAGACGCCGAGGCCGTGCTCGGCCAGGTCGGCCTGGGCGACCGGCTGGCCGACTGGCCCTCCAAGCTCTCGGGCGGCCAGCGCCAGCGCGTCTCGCTGGCCCGCGCCCTGGTGCACCGTCCGCAACTGCTGTTGCTCGACGAACCGCTGGGCGCGCTGGACGCACTCACCCGCATCGAGATGCACGAACTCATCGAAGGCCTGTGGAAGCGCCACGGCTTCACCGCGCTGCTGGTCACGCACGACGTGCAGGAAGCCGTGGCCCTGGCCGACCGCGTGATCCTGATCGAGGACGGTGCGATTGCGCTGGACGAACGCGTGCCGCTGGCGCGCCCAAGGTCGCGCGGTGATGCGACGTTTGCCGCGATCGAGAAACGCATCCTCGATCGGGTGCTGCAGATCCCGGAGGTCGAGAGACCTTCAATCGACGCTGTGTGGCCACCCGCTGCCGCCCACGCCTTGCGCTGGGCCATCTGA
- a CDS encoding TOBE domain-containing protein, whose product MSIQAINVRNQFKGKVKEIIRGDVVSEVDVETPWGIVTSVITTRSVADLDLKVGSEVVALVKSTEVSIAKL is encoded by the coding sequence ATGTCCATTCAAGCCATCAACGTTCGCAACCAGTTCAAAGGCAAGGTCAAGGAAATCATCCGCGGCGACGTGGTCTCCGAGGTCGACGTCGAAACACCCTGGGGCATCGTCACCTCCGTCATCACCACCCGCTCGGTGGCCGACCTCGACCTCAAGGTCGGCTCGGAAGTGGTCGCGCTGGTGAAGTCGACCGAAGTGTCGATTGCAAAGCTTTGA
- a CDS encoding c-type cytochrome, producing MTRTLGMTALWLLCGAVQAQTNTTDFQARAWAASCAACHGTDGKSNSAIPAIAGQDKAVLLQKLLAYKQGTLPATVMHQHAKGYTEAELERLAAHFSRQPK from the coding sequence ATGACAAGAACGCTCGGCATGACCGCCCTGTGGCTGCTCTGCGGCGCGGTGCAGGCGCAGACGAACACCACCGACTTCCAGGCCCGCGCCTGGGCCGCCTCGTGCGCGGCCTGCCATGGCACCGACGGCAAAAGCAACAGCGCCATTCCCGCCATTGCCGGGCAGGACAAGGCCGTTCTGCTGCAGAAGCTGCTGGCCTACAAACAAGGCACGCTACCCGCCACCGTGATGCACCAGCACGCCAAGGGCTACACCGAAGCCGAGCTGGAACGCCTGGCCGCGCACTTTTCACGCCAGCCCAAATAG
- a CDS encoding NAD(P)/FAD-dependent oxidoreductase yields MNRRHLLTAAGGAAVALALPGCATTSTPKARVVVIGGGFGGATAAKYIRQWAPEIEVVLVEREAAFVSCPLSNLVLSGSEKIENLTTGYDVLQKKHGVRVVRDEATAIDAGKREVRLARGDTLKYDRLIVSPGVDFQFDQVPGLQSAEAQSQVLHAWKAGPQTVALRRQLEALPDGGVYALHIPKAPYRCPPGPYERAAQVALYFKQYKPRSKVLVLDANPDITSKKALFLKAWNELYPGVVEYKPNSELVRVDAAQRTIELQFETVRAGVLNVVPPQQAGRIAQTAGLITANSKWCGVNFQTFESTVAPGIHVLGDATLSAPGMPKSGFMANNHAKVAADAVIALIQGRAVNPDPIIANTCYSFVSDTDVVHVASVHKWNAEQKTLVPVAGAGGLTPTANALEGQYAKSWAKNIWADALL; encoded by the coding sequence ATCAACCGCAGACACCTGCTCACCGCCGCGGGCGGCGCTGCCGTGGCGCTGGCCCTGCCCGGCTGCGCGACGACCTCAACCCCCAAGGCCCGCGTGGTCGTCATTGGTGGCGGCTTCGGTGGCGCCACCGCAGCCAAATACATCCGCCAGTGGGCGCCCGAGATCGAGGTGGTGCTGGTGGAGCGCGAGGCGGCTTTCGTCTCGTGCCCGCTGAGCAACCTGGTGCTGAGCGGCTCCGAGAAGATCGAGAACCTCACCACCGGCTACGACGTGCTGCAGAAAAAACACGGCGTGCGCGTGGTGCGCGACGAGGCCACCGCCATCGACGCCGGCAAGCGCGAGGTGCGCCTGGCGCGTGGCGACACGCTGAAGTACGACCGCCTGATCGTCTCGCCCGGCGTTGATTTCCAGTTCGACCAGGTGCCCGGCCTGCAGAGCGCCGAGGCCCAGAGCCAGGTGTTGCACGCCTGGAAGGCCGGCCCGCAGACGGTGGCCCTGCGCCGCCAGCTCGAAGCCCTGCCCGACGGCGGCGTGTACGCGCTGCACATTCCCAAGGCGCCTTACCGCTGCCCACCCGGCCCCTACGAGCGCGCCGCGCAAGTGGCCTTGTATTTCAAGCAGTACAAGCCGCGCTCCAAGGTGCTGGTGCTCGACGCCAACCCGGACATCACCTCCAAGAAGGCGCTGTTCCTCAAGGCCTGGAACGAGCTGTACCCGGGCGTCGTGGAATACAAACCCAACAGCGAACTGGTGCGCGTGGACGCGGCCCAACGCACCATCGAACTGCAGTTCGAGACCGTGCGGGCGGGCGTGCTCAATGTGGTGCCGCCGCAGCAGGCCGGTCGCATCGCGCAGACCGCCGGGCTCATCACCGCCAACAGCAAGTGGTGTGGCGTGAACTTCCAGACCTTCGAGTCCACCGTGGCGCCGGGCATCCACGTGCTGGGCGACGCCACGCTATCGGCGCCGGGCATGCCCAAGTCGGGCTTCATGGCCAACAACCACGCCAAGGTCGCGGCCGACGCGGTGATCGCACTCATCCAGGGCCGGGCGGTCAACCCCGACCCGATCATCGCCAACACCTGCTACAGCTTCGTGAGCGACACCGACGTGGTGCACGTGGCCTCGGTGCACAAGTGGAACGCGGAGCAGAAAACGCTGGTGCCGGTGGCGGGTGCGGGCGGGCTCACGCCAACCGCCAACGCGCTGGAAGGCCAGTACGCGAAATCCTGGGCCAAGAACATCTGGGCCGACGCCCTGCTCTGA